In a genomic window of Gigantopelta aegis isolate Gae_Host chromosome 9, Gae_host_genome, whole genome shotgun sequence:
- the LOC121381248 gene encoding uncharacterized protein LOC121381248: protein MPTELPDIEEKAKAWAWTMFLKTRSKDNSKLRYEDVALAVNWAKVRFISTTPEYSDERKLDTPNSQVVFRSKYENWTNHDQEHSFQTERTTMSYSSTTVSKGFTKGFHLEVKLGLPEEVAGATAGFGRDITMETTEEDCHEKSMTWSINSSIKVAPKHRTIAELVVKEQEFTASFKMLVQVKGIVHVVVTNLKENNCFVQALEGDFAEIMKRDANENGIRINNRTVTFEMEGKCQFRYGVEQHVQLFEEVLE, encoded by the exons ATGCCTACGGAACTACCCGATATCGAAGAGAAGGCAAAGGCATGGGCATGGACCATGTTCTTGAAGACTCGCTCCAAGGATAACTCCAAGCTAAGATACGAGGACGTGGCGCTGGCCGTTAACTGGGCTAAGGTCAGGTTCATTTCCACAACACCAGAATACTCTGATGAGCGCAAGCTGGATACACCAAACTCACAAGTTGTGTTCAG ATCCAAATACGAAAACTGGACGAACCACGATCAGGAGCATTCCTTTCAGACCGAGAGAACCACGATGTCCTACTCATCTACCACCGTGTCCAAGGGTTTCACAAAGGGCTTCCACCTGGAGGTGAAACTCGGTCTGCCAGAAGAGGTAGCAGGCGCCACTGCTGGCTTCGGTCGGGACATCACCATGGAAACCACAGAAGAGGACTGTCACGAGAAGTCCATGACATGGTCCATCAACAGCTCGATCAAGGTTGCCCCTAAACACCGGACCATTGCGGAACTGGTTGTGAAGGAGCAGGAGTTTACAGCGTCGTTCAAGATGTTGGTGCAAGTGAAAGGTATCGTGCACGTCGTCGTCACCAACCTGAAAGAAAATAACTGCTTCGTGCAGGCGCTAGAGGGAGACTTCGCCGAGATCATGAAGCGAGACGCAAACGAAAACGGCATCAGAATTAACAACAGGACAGTGACCTTTGAGATGGAAGGCAAGTGCCAGTTCAGGTATGGCGTGGAGCAACACGTGCAGTTGTTCGAGGAGGTTCTAGAGTGA